In Zea mays cultivar B73 chromosome 7, Zm-B73-REFERENCE-NAM-5.0, whole genome shotgun sequence, the following proteins share a genomic window:
- the LOC100383032 gene encoding DNA topoisomerase 3-beta isoform X3 yields the protein MQPKVIDCTGIPENEAGRRIFRARFSSVTEKDISSAMDNLVLPNKDESLSVDARQEIDLKVGVAFTRFQTRYFQGKYGNLDSRVISYGPCQTPTLGFCVQRHQQITTFKPEKFWSLKTYIIKDSDEIQLEWDRKKLFDFDVTVMFQKMVISDGTLKVADISVKEECKTRPSGLNTVNMLKVASSALGIGPQTAMHLAERLYTQGFISYPRTESTAYPSSFDFRGALAALLNNPLWSNDVRKLLDAGFVKPRQGHDAGDHPPITPMRSATEASLGTDAWRLYQYICQHFIGTVSPDCRYTRTAIEFTSGGETFHCVGYRVTSKGFTSIMPWLAVSENSLPAFKKGDSVSIHKADIYEGSTTPPDYLTESELISLMEKNGIGTDASIPVHINNICERNYVQVNSGRRLVPTPLGTTLIRGYQCIDADLCLPDIRSFIEQQITLIAKGKADHLRVVQHVIQQFMKKYSYFVKKIENMDALFEAQFSPLADSGRLLSKCGKCGRYMKYISTQPMRLYCITCEDVYYLPQNGSIKLYKEIVCPLDGFELLLFSMVGPDAKSFPLCPFCYNCPPFEGIDKLFGALKLDDTGKVGKGAGMPCFLCPHPTCKQSMITQGVCACPECSGTLILDPVSAPKWRLYCNMCNCIVLLPHAAHRITTTDKKCLTCESTIIEVDFNKKTTPLQDGATLHEGCILCDDLLHSLIEMKHGKSFFIRRGRGRGRGRGRGRGSSRGRGRRGNSRYDDPKMSFRDF from the exons ATGCAACCCAAAG TTATCGATTGCACTGGGATTCCTGAAAATGAGGCTGGCAGAAGAATTTTTCGTGCTAGATTTTCATCTGTTACTGAGAAGGACATATCGAGCGCCATGGATAATCTTGTTCTGCCAAACAAAGATGAATCACTAtctgtggatgctcgccaagaaaTTGACTTAAAGGTTGGAGTAGCATTTACTCGATTTCAGACCCGATATTTCCAAGGAAAATATGGAAACCTTGATTCAAGAGTGATTTC GTATGGTCCATGCCAAACACCTACACTTGGATTCTGTGTACAACGCCATCAGCAAATCACCACATTTAAACCAGAGAAATTCTGGTCCTTGAAAACGTATATTATCAAAGATAGTGATGAAATACAGCTAGAATGGGACCGGAAGAAACTTTTTGATTTTGAT GTTACTGTAATGTTTCAGAAGATGGTCATCAGTGATGGGACTCTAAAAGTAGCAGATATATCTGTGAAGGAAGAATGCAAAACCCGTCCATCTGGCCTTAATACAGTTAATATGCTTAAG GTTGCATCAAGTGCACTTGGTATTGGGCCTCAGACAGCCATGCACTTGGCTGAGCGGCTTTACACTCAAGGATTCATCAG TTATCCTCGTACAGAGAGCACTGCATATCCGTCATCATTTGATTTTCGAGGTGCACTTGCTGCACTATTAAATAATCCTCTATGGTCCAATGATGTCCGGAAATTACTGGATGCTGGTTTTGTTAAGCCTCGTCAAGGTCATGATGCTGGGGACCATCCTCCAATCACTCCAATGAGGTCAGCAACAGAAGCATCTTTGGGAACTGATGCTTGGAGGCTGTACCAATACATATGCCAGCACTTCATTGGAACTGTTAGTCCTGATTGTAGATATACAAG GACTGCCATTGAGTTCACTTCAGGTGGTGAAACATTCCACTGTGTTGGGTATCGAGTCACTTCTAAAGGATTTACATCTATCATGCCATGGCTGGCTGTCAGCGAGAACAGTCTTCCTGCATTTAAAAAGGGAGACTCTGTTAGTATTCATAAGGCTGACATATATGAG GGAAGCACTACACCACCTGATTACCTCACTGAAAGTGAATTGATTTCCCTCATGGAGAAGAATGGCATAGGTACAGATGCATCAATTCCTGTACATATAAACAACATTTGTGAACGTAATTATGTTCAG GTGAATTCTGGAAGAAGGTTAGTACCAACACCCCTGGGAACTACGTTGATAAGAGGGTATCAGTGTATTGATGCTGATCTCTGCTTGCCAGATATCAGAAGCTTTATTGAGCAACAGATTACTCTAATTGCAAAAGGAAAAGCTGATCATCTTCGAGTTGTTCAACATGTCATTCAGCAATTTATGAAAAAGTACTCTTACTTTGTGAAAAAG ATTGAAAACATGGATGCTCTGTTCGAGGCACAGTTTTCACCTTTGGCAGACTCTGGGCGCCTACTAAGCAAGTGTGGAAAATGTGGTCGGTATATGAAGTACATTTCCACTCAGCCAATGAGGTTGTACTGTATAACTTGTGAGGATGTCTATTATCTTCCTCAGAACGGTTCAATTAAG CTTTACAAGGAAATCGTATGCCCTCTTGATGGTTTTGAGTTGCTTTTGTTCTCGATGGTGGGACCTGATGCAAAATCTTTCCCACTGTGCCCTTTTTGCTATAATTGTCCTCCATTTGAAGGCATCGACAAACTCTTTGGTGCTCTCAAGCTCGATGACACCGGCAAGGTTGGGAAAGGGGCCGGCATGCCATGCTTCCTTTGTCCTCACCCGACATGCAAGCAATCTATGATCACTCAGGGAGTTTGTGCTTGTCCTGAGTGTAGTGGTACCCTGATTCTTGATCCAGTTAGTGCACCCAAATGGCGGCTTTACTGCAACATGTGTAATTGCATTGTATTGCTCCCACATGCTGCTCACAGGATCACCACTACAGATAAGAAGTGCCTAACATGTGAATCTACTATCATTGAAGTTGATTTCAACAAGAAAACCACCCCTCTTCAAGATGGAGCTACATTGCATGAGGGATGTATCTTATGTGATGATCTGTTGCATTCACTCATTGAAATGAAGCATGGTAAGTCATTCTTTATTCggagagggagaggaagaggcAGAGGGAGAGGTCGGGGCAGAGGAAGCAGCCGGGGTAGAGGAAGACGAGGGAACTCAAGGTATGATGATCCTAAAATGAGTTTCCGGGATTTTTGA
- the LOC100383032 gene encoding DNA topoisomerase 3-beta isoform X1, whose translation MGLQKSARSTAPRLAPLFHSSLGFPPIPPPPPPPPNPPVSMAPKVLMVAEKPSIALSIASALSGGRMSTRKGSTDVHEFDGTFQGSYANFKVTSVIGHVLSVDFPPAYQNWEGTDPMDLFEAPVLRSECNPKAHIRRHLAQEARGCTYLILWLDCDREGENICYEVIDCTGIPENEAGRRIFRARFSSVTEKDISSAMDNLVLPNKDESLSVDARQEIDLKVGVAFTRFQTRYFQGKYGNLDSRVISYGPCQTPTLGFCVQRHQQITTFKPEKFWSLKTYIIKDSDEIQLEWDRKKLFDFDVTVMFQKMVISDGTLKVADISVKEECKTRPSGLNTVNMLKVASSALGIGPQTAMHLAERLYTQGFISYPRTESTAYPSSFDFRGALAALLNNPLWSNDVRKLLDAGFVKPRQGHDAGDHPPITPMRSATEASLGTDAWRLYQYICQHFIGTVSPDCRYTRTAIEFTSGGETFHCVGYRVTSKGFTSIMPWLAVSENSLPAFKKGDSVSIHKADIYEGSTTPPDYLTESELISLMEKNGIGTDASIPVHINNICERNYVQVNSGRRLVPTPLGTTLIRGYQCIDADLCLPDIRSFIEQQITLIAKGKADHLRVVQHVIQQFMKKYSYFVKKIENMDALFEAQFSPLADSGRLLSKCGKCGRYMKYISTQPMRLYCITCEDVYYLPQNGSIKLYKEIVCPLDGFELLLFSMVGPDAKSFPLCPFCYNCPPFEGIDKLFGALKLDDTGKVGKGAGMPCFLCPHPTCKQSMITQGVCACPECSGTLILDPVSAPKWRLYCNMCNCIVLLPHAAHRITTTDKKCLTCESTIIEVDFNKKTTPLQDGATLHEGCILCDDLLHSLIEMKHGKSFFIRRGRGRGRGRGRGRGSSRGRGRRGNSRYDDPKMSFRDF comes from the exons ATGGGCCTGCAAAAAAGCGCACGCAGCACCGCTCCGCGCTTGGCTCCCCTCTTTCACTCTTCTCTTGGGTTCCCTcccattccccccccccccccccccccccccaatccgCCGGTCTCTATGGCGCCCAAGGTTCTCATG GTCGCGGAGAAGCCCAGCATCGCTCTTTCCATCGCCTCCGCCCTCTCCGGCGGCCGC ATGTCTACAAGAAAAGGAAGCACAGATGTCCATGAGTTTGATGGAACATTTCAGGGTTCTTATGCGAACTTCAAAGTGACATCAGTCATTGGACATGTCTTAAG TGTAGATTTCCCCCCTGCATATCAGAACTGGGAAGGAACTGATCCAATGGACCTATTTGAGGCTCCAGTTCTGAGATCTGAATGCAACCCAAAG GCTCATATACGCAGGCATCTAGCTCAAGAAGCTCGAGGCTGCACCTATTTGATACTTTGGCTGGACTGTGACCGAGAAGGAGAAAACATATGCTATGAAG TTATCGATTGCACTGGGATTCCTGAAAATGAGGCTGGCAGAAGAATTTTTCGTGCTAGATTTTCATCTGTTACTGAGAAGGACATATCGAGCGCCATGGATAATCTTGTTCTGCCAAACAAAGATGAATCACTAtctgtggatgctcgccaagaaaTTGACTTAAAGGTTGGAGTAGCATTTACTCGATTTCAGACCCGATATTTCCAAGGAAAATATGGAAACCTTGATTCAAGAGTGATTTC GTATGGTCCATGCCAAACACCTACACTTGGATTCTGTGTACAACGCCATCAGCAAATCACCACATTTAAACCAGAGAAATTCTGGTCCTTGAAAACGTATATTATCAAAGATAGTGATGAAATACAGCTAGAATGGGACCGGAAGAAACTTTTTGATTTTGAT GTTACTGTAATGTTTCAGAAGATGGTCATCAGTGATGGGACTCTAAAAGTAGCAGATATATCTGTGAAGGAAGAATGCAAAACCCGTCCATCTGGCCTTAATACAGTTAATATGCTTAAG GTTGCATCAAGTGCACTTGGTATTGGGCCTCAGACAGCCATGCACTTGGCTGAGCGGCTTTACACTCAAGGATTCATCAG TTATCCTCGTACAGAGAGCACTGCATATCCGTCATCATTTGATTTTCGAGGTGCACTTGCTGCACTATTAAATAATCCTCTATGGTCCAATGATGTCCGGAAATTACTGGATGCTGGTTTTGTTAAGCCTCGTCAAGGTCATGATGCTGGGGACCATCCTCCAATCACTCCAATGAGGTCAGCAACAGAAGCATCTTTGGGAACTGATGCTTGGAGGCTGTACCAATACATATGCCAGCACTTCATTGGAACTGTTAGTCCTGATTGTAGATATACAAG GACTGCCATTGAGTTCACTTCAGGTGGTGAAACATTCCACTGTGTTGGGTATCGAGTCACTTCTAAAGGATTTACATCTATCATGCCATGGCTGGCTGTCAGCGAGAACAGTCTTCCTGCATTTAAAAAGGGAGACTCTGTTAGTATTCATAAGGCTGACATATATGAG GGAAGCACTACACCACCTGATTACCTCACTGAAAGTGAATTGATTTCCCTCATGGAGAAGAATGGCATAGGTACAGATGCATCAATTCCTGTACATATAAACAACATTTGTGAACGTAATTATGTTCAG GTGAATTCTGGAAGAAGGTTAGTACCAACACCCCTGGGAACTACGTTGATAAGAGGGTATCAGTGTATTGATGCTGATCTCTGCTTGCCAGATATCAGAAGCTTTATTGAGCAACAGATTACTCTAATTGCAAAAGGAAAAGCTGATCATCTTCGAGTTGTTCAACATGTCATTCAGCAATTTATGAAAAAGTACTCTTACTTTGTGAAAAAG ATTGAAAACATGGATGCTCTGTTCGAGGCACAGTTTTCACCTTTGGCAGACTCTGGGCGCCTACTAAGCAAGTGTGGAAAATGTGGTCGGTATATGAAGTACATTTCCACTCAGCCAATGAGGTTGTACTGTATAACTTGTGAGGATGTCTATTATCTTCCTCAGAACGGTTCAATTAAG CTTTACAAGGAAATCGTATGCCCTCTTGATGGTTTTGAGTTGCTTTTGTTCTCGATGGTGGGACCTGATGCAAAATCTTTCCCACTGTGCCCTTTTTGCTATAATTGTCCTCCATTTGAAGGCATCGACAAACTCTTTGGTGCTCTCAAGCTCGATGACACCGGCAAGGTTGGGAAAGGGGCCGGCATGCCATGCTTCCTTTGTCCTCACCCGACATGCAAGCAATCTATGATCACTCAGGGAGTTTGTGCTTGTCCTGAGTGTAGTGGTACCCTGATTCTTGATCCAGTTAGTGCACCCAAATGGCGGCTTTACTGCAACATGTGTAATTGCATTGTATTGCTCCCACATGCTGCTCACAGGATCACCACTACAGATAAGAAGTGCCTAACATGTGAATCTACTATCATTGAAGTTGATTTCAACAAGAAAACCACCCCTCTTCAAGATGGAGCTACATTGCATGAGGGATGTATCTTATGTGATGATCTGTTGCATTCACTCATTGAAATGAAGCATGGTAAGTCATTCTTTATTCggagagggagaggaagaggcAGAGGGAGAGGTCGGGGCAGAGGAAGCAGCCGGGGTAGAGGAAGACGAGGGAACTCAAGGTATGATGATCCTAAAATGAGTTTCCGGGATTTTTGA
- the LOC103632989 gene encoding type I inositol polyphosphate 5-phosphatase 13: MDPDDEALKVARAPPQQRRGISYSQPLSRDAASARRAAPRNHSLDDEHILPTSHSINYPLHHDPSGMVPMGYHPPLPPHQRHPSASYSSNTRRSAGGVSEDSMTLERSMSEYGGGNGSLPEFVGAGGGKGIFRVPLRAAMHPGRPPPLEVRPHPLRETQAGSFLRSLAAEPHRRQLWAGTESGIRVWSLDEVFAEWGAGARRGDEESAPFREGMPAPPALCVVVDRANRLLWTGHKDGRIRSWRMDLDAAATAPAPPAAGAGDGGGSSHGGGSNNAPVFREALTWQAYGRTPVLSMVITSYGEIWSGSECGTIKAWPYDAIAKSLSLSPEERHMAALLVERAYIDLRNHCTVGNVCSLPASDVKYMLADHSRAKVWTVTSMTFALWDARTRELLKVFGMDGQFESAKLETPVMPEQPMEEEVNPNPKAKPSKKDKSQGSLNFFQKSRNALIGAADAVRRVATKGTFVEDNRRTGAVAQVTDGTIWSGCTNGAIIQWDGNGNRVQEFQHHTSSVQCIKALGERVWVGYASGMIQVMDAEGNIIAGWTGHSCPVIRMAIGCSYIYTLAHHGGIRGWPLTSPGPLDDIIRTELSNKELSYTRMEKINIMVGSWNVAQGKASAESLRSWLGSVASDVGLVVVGLQEVEMGAGFLAISAAKETVGLEGSANGQWWIDNIGKALDEGTSFHRVGSRQLAALLIAAWARKSLKPYVGDVEAAAVPCGLGRAIGNKGGVGLRIRVYDRKMCFVSNHFAAHLEAVSRRNADFDHIYRTMAFNKPHGSTASATSVQLHRTVNVNGNQVEEVRPDLAEADMIVFLGDFNYRLYGITYDEARDMVSQRSFDWLREKDQLRAEMKAGKVFQGMREAVINFPPTYKFQKHQPGLGGYDSGEKKRIPAWCDRVLYRDSRSVSVAECSLECPVVASITSYVACMDVTESDHKPVRCTFSVDIARVDELIRRQEYGEIIESNEKVRSLLQDGCFVPDTTVSISEITLEKQEDIVFQIANKCETSRAAFEILCDGQSTKEDGTKSELLPRASFGFPLWLEVQPAVGLIKPGETVEITLHHEDFYTQEEFVDGIPQNWWCEDTRDKEAVLRINITGNSSTKTKTHTINVQHRCPPPSAPPPAMNQQPVAAAPPSNVLASEGHSSKRSSKKSQSKHREQQQDYPQFGTSEVHDLCRMRCP, encoded by the exons ATGGATCCGGACGACGAGGCACTGAAGGTGGCGCGCGCCCCGCCGCAGCAGCGCCGCGGGATCTCCTACAGCCAGCCGCTGTCGCGGGACGCCGCGTCcgcgcgccgcgccgcgccgcgcaatcacagcctcgacgacgagcacATTCTGCCGACCTCCCACTCCATCAACTACCCGCTGCACCACGATCCCTCGGGCATGGTGCCCATGGGCTACCACCCCCCGCTCCCGCCCCACCAGCGCCACCCCAGCGCGTCCTATTCATCCAACACCCGACGCTCCGCTGGCGGCGTCAGCGAGGACTCCATGACGCTCGAGCGCTCCATGTCAGAGTACGGAGGCGGCAACGGCAGCCTCCCGGAGTTCGTCGGCGCGGGGGGCGGCAAGGGCATCTTCCGTGTGCCGCTCCGCGCCGCCATGCACCCGGGCCGTCCGCCCCCGCTCGAGGTGCGGCCCCACCCGCTCCGCGAGACGCAGGCGGGCTCCTTCCTCCGCTCGCTCGCTGCCGAGCCGCATCGCCGCCAGCTCTGGGCCGGGACCGAGTCCGGGATCAGGGTGTGGTCGCTCGACGAGGTGTTCGCGGAgtggggcgcgggcgcgcgccgcGGCGACGAGGAGAGCGCGCCCTTCCGAGAAGGCATGCCCGCGCCGCCCGCGCTCTGTGTCGTCGTAGACAGGGCCAACCGCCTGCTGTGGACGGGGCATAAGGACGGGAGGATCCGCTCGTGGCGCATGGACCTCGACGCGGCCGCTACTGCGCCTGCGCCCCCGGCTGCTGGTGCAGGCGACGGCGGGGGGAGTAGTCACGGCGGGGGAAGCAATAATGCGCCAGTGTTCAGGGAAGCCCTGACGTGGCAGGCCTATGGCAGGACGCCCGTGCTCTCCATGGTCATCACTTCGTATG GTGAGATATGGTCGGGTTCCGAGTGTGGAACCATAAAGGCATGGCCTTACGATGCCATTGCCAAGTCGCTGTCATTGTCACCAGAAGAGAGACATATGGCTGCTTTGTTGGTTGAAAGAGCGTACATCGACCTGAGGAACCATTGCACAGTTGGTAACGTTTGCTCGTTGCCCGCTTCTGATGTTAAGTACATGCTAGCGGACCATTCACGGGCGAAAGTTTGGACTGTGACTAGCATGACATTTGCTCTCTG GGATGCTCGTACAAGGGAGTTGCTGAAAGTATTTGGGATGGATGGCCAGTTTGAGTCAGCAAAGCTAGAGACACCTGTCATGCCAGAGCAACCTATGGAGGAAGAGGTCAACCCTAATCCTAAAGCAAAACCTTCGAAGAAGGACAAGTCACAAGGTTCTTTGAACTTCTTCCAAAAATCTAGGAATGCTTTAATAGGAGCAGCCGATGCGGTGCGCAGGGTGGCAACAAAGGGGACATTTGTCGAAGATAACCGCAGAACAGGAGCGGTGGCTCAAGTAACGGATGGAACAATCTGGTCAGGATGCACGAATGGCGCCATTATTCAGTGGGATGGAAATGGGAATAGAGTGCAAGAATTCCAGCATCATACTTCTTCTGTGCAGTGCATAAAGGCACTCGGAGAAAGGGTGTGGGTGGGATATGCCAGTGGCATGATTCAAGTCATGGATGCTGAAGGTAACATTATTGCAGGATGGACTGGACATAGCTGTCCAGTTATAAGGATGGCAATTGGTTGTTCTTACATTTACACACTAGCACATCATGGTGGTATTCGGGGGTGGCCACTAACTTCTCCTGGACCCCTTGACGATATTATACGAACTGAATTGTCTAACAAAGAGCTGTCATACACTAGAATGGAGAAGATAAACATAATGGTAGGGAGTTGGAATGTAGCACAAGGGAAAGCATCTGCTGAGTCATTAAGATCATGGTTGGGTAGTGTAGCATCTGATGTTGGGTTGGTTGTTGTTGGATTACAAGAGGTTGAGATGGGCGCAGGGTTTCTTGCCATTTCTGCTGCAAAAGAAACA GTAGGGCTTGAGGGCAGTGCGAATGGGCAATGGTGGATAGACAATATTGGCAAAGCGCTTGACGAGGGAACATCATTCCACCGAGTTGGTTCTAGGCAGTTGGCTGCCCTGCTTATTGCTGCATG ggcaagaaagagccTTAAACCATATGTTGGAGATGTTGAAGCTGCTGCAGTGCCGTGTGGTCTTGGACGTGCTATTGGCAATAAG GGTGGTGTAGGATTGAGAATAAGGGTATATGATCGTAAAATGTGTTTTGTGAGTAATCACTTTGCTGCACATCTAGAAGCTGTGAGCAGACGCAATGCTGATTTTGACCACATTTATCGGACAATGGCTTTCAACAAACCTCATGGATCTACAG CTTCTGCTACATCTGTCCAATTGCACAGAACAGTAAAT GTCAATGGAAATCAGGTTGAAGAAGTAAGACCTGACCTAGCAGAAGCTGATATGATTGTATTTCTTGGTGATTTCAACTACCGCCTCTATGGTATCACATATGATGAAGCGAGGGACATGGTTTCACAAAGAAGCTTTGATTGGCTAAGAGAGAAGGATCAGCTTCGAGCAGAAATGAAAGCTGGAAAGGTATTCCAAGGAATGCGTGAAGCTGTAATCAATTTTCCTCCAACATACAAATTTCAAAAGCACCAACCAGGTCTCGGAG GTTATGATTCGGGTGAGAAGAAACGGATACCTGCTTGGTGCGATAGGGTACTATATCGTGATAGCCGTTCTGTATCAGTAGCTGAATGCTCATTAGAGTGCCCTGTAGTTGCTTCAATCACATC GTACGTGGCATGCATGGATGTCACAGAGAGCGATCATAAACCTGTGAGGTGTACATTCAGCGTTGATATTGCAAGAGTTGATGAATTAATAAGAAGGCAAGAGTATGGAGAAATAATTGAGTCGAATGAGAAAGTACGGTCTTTGTTACAAGATGGTTGTTTTGTTCCGGACACTACAGTTAGCATAAGCGAGATCACACTggagaagcaagaggatattgTATTCCAAATTGCGAATAAATGTGAAACAAGCAGAGCAGCTTTCGAAATCCTGTGTGACGGGCAGTCAACCAAGGAAGACGGTACTAAATCAGAGCTTCTTCCAAGGGCATCGTTTGGCTTCCCACTTTGGCTCGAG GTCCAACCAGCCGTCGGTCTGATAAAACCAGGTGAAACGGTAGAAATTACTCTGCATCATGAAGATTTTTACACACAGGAGGAATTTGTCGACGGAATACCACAGAACTGGTGGTGCGAAGACACCAGGGACAAGGAAGCCGTTCTCAGAATAAACATAACGGGCAACAGCTCAACCAAAACCAAGACGCACACCATCAACGTCCAACATCGCTGCCCACCACCATCGGCGCCACCGCCGGCGATGAACCAACAACCGGTGGCTGCCGCGCCACCAAGCAATGTCCTTGCCAGCGAGGGACACTCATCAAAGCGTTCCTCGAAGAAGAGCCAGTCCAAGCACCGGGAACAGCAGCAGGATTACCCGCAGTTTGGGACCTCAGAGGTACACGACCTGTGCCGCATGCGGTGCCCTTGA
- the LOC100383032 gene encoding DNA topoisomerase 3-beta isoform X2 has protein sequence MDLFEAPVLRSECNPKAHIRRHLAQEARGCTYLILWLDCDREGENICYEVIDCTGIPENEAGRRIFRARFSSVTEKDISSAMDNLVLPNKDESLSVDARQEIDLKVGVAFTRFQTRYFQGKYGNLDSRVISYGPCQTPTLGFCVQRHQQITTFKPEKFWSLKTYIIKDSDEIQLEWDRKKLFDFDVTVMFQKMVISDGTLKVADISVKEECKTRPSGLNTVNMLKVASSALGIGPQTAMHLAERLYTQGFISYPRTESTAYPSSFDFRGALAALLNNPLWSNDVRKLLDAGFVKPRQGHDAGDHPPITPMRSATEASLGTDAWRLYQYICQHFIGTVSPDCRYTRTAIEFTSGGETFHCVGYRVTSKGFTSIMPWLAVSENSLPAFKKGDSVSIHKADIYEGSTTPPDYLTESELISLMEKNGIGTDASIPVHINNICERNYVQVNSGRRLVPTPLGTTLIRGYQCIDADLCLPDIRSFIEQQITLIAKGKADHLRVVQHVIQQFMKKYSYFVKKIENMDALFEAQFSPLADSGRLLSKCGKCGRYMKYISTQPMRLYCITCEDVYYLPQNGSIKLYKEIVCPLDGFELLLFSMVGPDAKSFPLCPFCYNCPPFEGIDKLFGALKLDDTGKVGKGAGMPCFLCPHPTCKQSMITQGVCACPECSGTLILDPVSAPKWRLYCNMCNCIVLLPHAAHRITTTDKKCLTCESTIIEVDFNKKTTPLQDGATLHEGCILCDDLLHSLIEMKHGKSFFIRRGRGRGRGRGRGRGSSRGRGRRGNSRYDDPKMSFRDF, from the exons ATGGACCTATTTGAGGCTCCAGTTCTGAGATCTGAATGCAACCCAAAG GCTCATATACGCAGGCATCTAGCTCAAGAAGCTCGAGGCTGCACCTATTTGATACTTTGGCTGGACTGTGACCGAGAAGGAGAAAACATATGCTATGAAG TTATCGATTGCACTGGGATTCCTGAAAATGAGGCTGGCAGAAGAATTTTTCGTGCTAGATTTTCATCTGTTACTGAGAAGGACATATCGAGCGCCATGGATAATCTTGTTCTGCCAAACAAAGATGAATCACTAtctgtggatgctcgccaagaaaTTGACTTAAAGGTTGGAGTAGCATTTACTCGATTTCAGACCCGATATTTCCAAGGAAAATATGGAAACCTTGATTCAAGAGTGATTTC GTATGGTCCATGCCAAACACCTACACTTGGATTCTGTGTACAACGCCATCAGCAAATCACCACATTTAAACCAGAGAAATTCTGGTCCTTGAAAACGTATATTATCAAAGATAGTGATGAAATACAGCTAGAATGGGACCGGAAGAAACTTTTTGATTTTGAT GTTACTGTAATGTTTCAGAAGATGGTCATCAGTGATGGGACTCTAAAAGTAGCAGATATATCTGTGAAGGAAGAATGCAAAACCCGTCCATCTGGCCTTAATACAGTTAATATGCTTAAG GTTGCATCAAGTGCACTTGGTATTGGGCCTCAGACAGCCATGCACTTGGCTGAGCGGCTTTACACTCAAGGATTCATCAG TTATCCTCGTACAGAGAGCACTGCATATCCGTCATCATTTGATTTTCGAGGTGCACTTGCTGCACTATTAAATAATCCTCTATGGTCCAATGATGTCCGGAAATTACTGGATGCTGGTTTTGTTAAGCCTCGTCAAGGTCATGATGCTGGGGACCATCCTCCAATCACTCCAATGAGGTCAGCAACAGAAGCATCTTTGGGAACTGATGCTTGGAGGCTGTACCAATACATATGCCAGCACTTCATTGGAACTGTTAGTCCTGATTGTAGATATACAAG GACTGCCATTGAGTTCACTTCAGGTGGTGAAACATTCCACTGTGTTGGGTATCGAGTCACTTCTAAAGGATTTACATCTATCATGCCATGGCTGGCTGTCAGCGAGAACAGTCTTCCTGCATTTAAAAAGGGAGACTCTGTTAGTATTCATAAGGCTGACATATATGAG GGAAGCACTACACCACCTGATTACCTCACTGAAAGTGAATTGATTTCCCTCATGGAGAAGAATGGCATAGGTACAGATGCATCAATTCCTGTACATATAAACAACATTTGTGAACGTAATTATGTTCAG GTGAATTCTGGAAGAAGGTTAGTACCAACACCCCTGGGAACTACGTTGATAAGAGGGTATCAGTGTATTGATGCTGATCTCTGCTTGCCAGATATCAGAAGCTTTATTGAGCAACAGATTACTCTAATTGCAAAAGGAAAAGCTGATCATCTTCGAGTTGTTCAACATGTCATTCAGCAATTTATGAAAAAGTACTCTTACTTTGTGAAAAAG ATTGAAAACATGGATGCTCTGTTCGAGGCACAGTTTTCACCTTTGGCAGACTCTGGGCGCCTACTAAGCAAGTGTGGAAAATGTGGTCGGTATATGAAGTACATTTCCACTCAGCCAATGAGGTTGTACTGTATAACTTGTGAGGATGTCTATTATCTTCCTCAGAACGGTTCAATTAAG CTTTACAAGGAAATCGTATGCCCTCTTGATGGTTTTGAGTTGCTTTTGTTCTCGATGGTGGGACCTGATGCAAAATCTTTCCCACTGTGCCCTTTTTGCTATAATTGTCCTCCATTTGAAGGCATCGACAAACTCTTTGGTGCTCTCAAGCTCGATGACACCGGCAAGGTTGGGAAAGGGGCCGGCATGCCATGCTTCCTTTGTCCTCACCCGACATGCAAGCAATCTATGATCACTCAGGGAGTTTGTGCTTGTCCTGAGTGTAGTGGTACCCTGATTCTTGATCCAGTTAGTGCACCCAAATGGCGGCTTTACTGCAACATGTGTAATTGCATTGTATTGCTCCCACATGCTGCTCACAGGATCACCACTACAGATAAGAAGTGCCTAACATGTGAATCTACTATCATTGAAGTTGATTTCAACAAGAAAACCACCCCTCTTCAAGATGGAGCTACATTGCATGAGGGATGTATCTTATGTGATGATCTGTTGCATTCACTCATTGAAATGAAGCATGGTAAGTCATTCTTTATTCggagagggagaggaagaggcAGAGGGAGAGGTCGGGGCAGAGGAAGCAGCCGGGGTAGAGGAAGACGAGGGAACTCAAGGTATGATGATCCTAAAATGAGTTTCCGGGATTTTTGA